The Streptococcus pantholopis genome has a segment encoding these proteins:
- a CDS encoding alpha/beta hydrolase family protein, with product MTRKSIFITALIAGIFLLAVFWIINNNQSPKDATNQTDETAREGYQFTNKTISFVSNDNAIYGRALIPQTDMPVPTIIVCHGFGGNYEQELIMQENLATSGFAVYAFDFAGGSGYDSGKSEGEMTDMSVLTEVQNLKDALVALENQEFFDKDNLYLLGGSQGAVVSSIVAAENPEAVKGLILLYPAFSLFDDAHNRFESAEAIPETYNLMGLTVGSRYFTDIWDYNIYDKISQYDGDVRIFHGTDDDLVPIFYAERASEVFPHAVLTKLKGEGHGFSNSAQEEAAENIVNFIKETE from the coding sequence ATGACAAGAAAGAGTATTTTCATTACTGCGTTGATTGCAGGGATTTTTTTGTTAGCCGTTTTTTGGATAATCAATAATAATCAGTCTCCTAAAGATGCGACAAATCAAACCGATGAAACGGCAAGAGAAGGCTATCAATTTACCAACAAAACAATTTCTTTTGTGAGCAATGATAATGCCATCTATGGACGTGCACTCATTCCTCAAACAGATATGCCTGTACCGACTATCATCGTTTGTCATGGTTTTGGGGGCAATTATGAACAAGAGTTGATCATGCAAGAGAATTTAGCCACAAGCGGTTTTGCAGTTTATGCTTTTGATTTTGCTGGTGGATCAGGCTATGATTCTGGCAAAAGTGAGGGTGAGATGACCGATATGTCCGTTTTGACAGAAGTACAGAATCTTAAAGATGCTCTTGTGGCTCTTGAGAATCAAGAGTTCTTCGATAAAGATAATCTTTACCTTTTAGGTGGCAGCCAAGGAGCTGTCGTTTCCAGTATTGTGGCAGCAGAAAATCCGGAAGCGGTTAAGGGCTTAATTCTGCTCTACCCAGCATTTTCCCTTTTTGATGATGCTCATAACCGTTTTGAGTCTGCCGAAGCCATTCCTGAAACTTACAACTTAATGGGCTTGACGGTTGGAAGCCGTTATTTTACTGATATTTGGGACTATAATATCTATGACAAAATAAGTCAGTATGATGGAGACGTTCGCATCTTTCACGGAACTGACGATGATTTAGTCCCTATATTTTATGCAGAAAGGGCAAGTGAAGTGTTTCCCCATGCTGTTTTAACAAAATTAAAAGGAGAAGGGCATGGATTTTCGAATTCAGCACAGGAAGAAGCAGCTGAAAATATCGTAAATTTTATTAAAGAGACTGAGTAG
- a CDS encoding NADH-dependent oxidoreductase codes for MKQLTDSVIFRHGAKIKTRTAQSPMLTNSGLDEKVTQDTIDYYAARSQSAGMVIVEYTSVSPNGGPSRSWAPDREQLAVYNDDFKPGLAKVAAVLKKDDNKALLQLVHSGREAAYRHELGGRVEVPSKLDFPWIDYPLYELTEDEVWGIVKDFGAAAKRAIDCGFDGVEIHGANHYLHQEFFSAFSNKRTDFWGGSLEKRMNFALEVAREVFKVVNEFALKDFIVGYRISPEEIHGENIGYTWHESKELVRALTEQFEFDYIHLSTNDYTKTPSDSDKNYAQLLGDAVQAPALLMIAGGIHTVEKMQDALNYVDIVSLGRPTLIDPQIAYKLEKGLEDQISLSFNEESVAVAKLTPGLMALLANAEYFAMPGMDYLQTLVDEKLDDVVTHDGTQ; via the coding sequence ATGAAGCAATTAACAGACAGTGTCATTTTTCGACATGGTGCGAAGATTAAAACGCGCACCGCTCAGTCGCCTATGCTGACCAACAGCGGTTTAGATGAAAAAGTGACTCAGGATACGATTGATTACTATGCAGCACGCTCTCAATCTGCTGGTATGGTCATTGTTGAGTATACCAGTGTCAGTCCCAATGGCGGTCCATCGCGCTCTTGGGCGCCTGATCGGGAACAATTGGCTGTTTACAATGATGATTTTAAGCCGGGCTTGGCAAAAGTAGCAGCAGTCTTGAAAAAAGACGACAATAAAGCCTTGCTTCAGTTGGTTCATTCGGGTCGTGAAGCGGCTTACCGCCATGAACTCGGAGGGCGAGTCGAAGTCCCATCTAAGCTTGATTTCCCTTGGATTGATTATCCACTTTATGAACTGACTGAGGATGAGGTATGGGGAATTGTCAAAGACTTCGGAGCTGCTGCTAAACGGGCGATCGACTGCGGTTTTGACGGTGTTGAAATTCACGGTGCCAATCACTATCTTCACCAAGAATTCTTTTCTGCTTTCTCAAATAAGCGCACCGATTTCTGGGGCGGCAGCTTAGAAAAGCGGATGAATTTTGCACTCGAAGTGGCGCGTGAGGTTTTTAAAGTTGTTAATGAATTTGCTCTAAAAGACTTTATCGTCGGTTATCGTATCAGCCCTGAAGAAATTCATGGTGAAAATATCGGTTATACTTGGCACGAATCTAAAGAGCTGGTAAGAGCTTTGACAGAACAATTTGAGTTTGACTACATTCACCTCTCAACTAATGATTACACGAAAACACCGTCTGACTCTGATAAGAACTATGCCCAGCTATTGGGTGATGCAGTGCAGGCCCCAGCCTTACTGATGATTGCAGGCGGTATTCATACGGTCGAAAAAATGCAGGATGCTCTGAACTATGTTGATATTGTCAGCCTCGGACGTCCAACTTTGATTGATCCGCAAATCGCTTACAAGTTAGAAAAAGGACTTGAAGATCAAATCAGCCTATCCTTCAATGAAGAATCCGTAGCAGTAGCCAAGCTTACACCGGGCTTGATGGCCCTCTTAGCTAATGCAGAATACTTTGCTATGCCAGGTATGGACTATCTCCAAACATTAGTCGATGAAAAGCTTGACGATGTTGTGACGCACGATGGCACACAGTAA
- a CDS encoding CPBP family intramembrane glutamic endopeptidase: MIQTSFQDRLLTPFTRACLVTLTALLPICAVALPLFQNDLPPILYNLYEILVCLAYIVYTWFFTRIIDRRPWSVLELKLDKNALKGFLAALLLTIVIVLLGSWLSIVFFHDRFSGTVRFGLPELWTSFALSFLLQGFPEEMVWRGYLVQTLQKKPMPTLFISSALFALDHIVHIIPFFGGNPYDSEGYLTIFYAFCLGILSCLMKYLFRTTWAAVAVHGSMHMTLQLLTAVIPGFYETKTMMLVTPCLMLLTAAWLLYHYRDRLKSWESIESASFFR; this comes from the coding sequence ATGATACAGACATCATTTCAAGACAGGCTGCTGACACCTTTCACCAGAGCTTGTCTAGTGACCCTCACAGCTTTACTGCCCATTTGTGCAGTCGCCCTGCCTCTTTTCCAAAACGATCTGCCCCCAATCCTTTATAACCTTTATGAGATCTTAGTTTGTTTAGCCTATATAGTTTATACCTGGTTTTTTACACGAATTATTGATCGACGGCCTTGGTCAGTTTTAGAATTGAAGCTTGATAAAAATGCCTTAAAGGGGTTTTTGGCCGCTTTATTATTAACAATTGTAATTGTCCTTTTAGGGAGCTGGCTGTCTATTGTCTTCTTCCACGACCGTTTTTCTGGTACAGTCCGCTTCGGCCTGCCTGAACTCTGGACTAGCTTTGCACTTTCCTTTTTATTGCAGGGCTTCCCGGAAGAAATGGTTTGGCGCGGTTATCTGGTTCAGACTTTGCAAAAAAAGCCAATGCCAACCTTATTCATATCAAGCGCCCTCTTTGCCTTAGATCATATTGTTCATATTATTCCTTTTTTTGGCGGCAATCCCTACGACAGTGAAGGCTATCTCACTATTTTTTATGCTTTTTGCCTTGGTATTTTATCCTGCTTAATGAAATACCTTTTTCGGACCACCTGGGCTGCCGTTGCTGTTCACGGCAGCATGCATATGACTTTACAACTCCTGACAGCAGTTATCCCAGGCTTCTATGAAACAAAAACCATGATGCTTGTCACTCCCTGCTTAATGCTGCTGACAGCTGCTTGGCTGCTTTATCACTATCGAGACAGACTAAAATCTTGGGAAAGTATTGAGTCAGCTTCATTTTTTAGATAA
- a CDS encoding CPBP family intramembrane glutamic endopeptidase, translated as MAAKKQAFFSRHIIFSTFLIIFVMLAAGLLAGFVYLLPTIKENDNLSSALFALFYLNFALIFAKLLAERYCRLSLKDCRICLSLPKISWQIVGLLLPLTVLGGLLLIGGKLSLSHQPWGRIIIGTLAAPAVEELFFRGLLLTVFEIKYSKFIAVLVPAIIFALLHLLNGPLDFLTVCQLLLAGLSFSALLSYSVYETNSISDSILIHALWNFFTLLFTFNNTSFWFGGQYGIDISPIAVLAYLSALLIIYLLRTSNKRKLKFSRSNT; from the coding sequence ATGGCAGCAAAGAAACAAGCTTTTTTCAGCAGGCATATTATTTTCAGCACATTTTTAATTATCTTCGTCATGCTGGCAGCAGGTTTGTTAGCTGGATTTGTCTATTTATTGCCCACAATAAAGGAAAATGATAACTTATCCTCTGCCCTCTTTGCCTTGTTCTACTTAAATTTTGCTCTAATCTTTGCCAAACTTCTGGCTGAACGTTACTGTCGGCTAAGCCTTAAGGACTGCCGTATCTGCCTATCCCTTCCAAAAATCAGCTGGCAAATCGTTGGACTCCTTCTGCCATTAACAGTCTTGGGGGGCCTCCTGCTCATTGGAGGAAAACTATCTCTAAGCCATCAGCCTTGGGGCAGAATTATTATTGGCACCCTAGCTGCACCGGCAGTAGAAGAACTCTTTTTCCGAGGGCTCTTACTGACTGTTTTTGAAATTAAATATTCCAAATTCATAGCTGTTCTAGTCCCTGCAATAATTTTTGCTCTCCTTCATCTGTTAAACGGTCCTTTAGATTTTTTGACAGTCTGTCAGCTTCTCCTTGCCGGACTTTCCTTTAGTGCACTTCTTTCTTACAGTGTTTATGAGACCAATTCAATTAGTGACAGTATCCTGATTCATGCCCTTTGGAATTTCTTCACCCTTCTTTTCACTTTCAATAATACTTCCTTCTGGTTTGGCGGTCAATACGGCATTGACATTTCTCCAATTGCTGTCCTTGCTTATCTGTCAGCCCTTTTGATAATTTATCTGCTTAGAACGTCAAACAAAAGAAAGCTTAAATTCAGCCGTTCTAATACTTGA
- the dgoD gene encoding galactonate dehydratase: MKITNIKVYKIKPRWIFIKLTTDDGIEGWGEMISGTKTETVVAGAYEMGTRIIGRNPFEIERLFQELHRSFFRGGPINATIVSGIEMALWDIKGKALEVPVYELLGGAARDKIKVYSWIGGDRPDDVLAQAKDRVERGFTAVKMNATEELHYIDSFTKIDAVVERLASIHDYFGSKLSVGIDFHGRVHKPMAKVLAKALEPYRPMFLEEVVLPENEEYFKEIASQVSIPLATGERLYTRWQFKEIFKTGAIDIIQPDVALAGGILETRKIAAMAEAYDMAVAPHAPYGPVALAATLQIDSSTPNVFIQEQSLGIHYNKGFDLLDFVDNKDLFQYKDGFVSIPDKPGLGIEINESYVKEIAQEGLVWTNPSWRNDDGTIAEW; encoded by the coding sequence ATGAAAATAACAAATATAAAAGTATACAAAATAAAACCTCGCTGGATTTTCATCAAATTGACGACAGATGACGGTATTGAAGGATGGGGTGAGATGATTTCAGGGACAAAAACTGAAACAGTTGTTGCTGGAGCTTATGAAATGGGGACACGTATAATAGGAAGAAACCCTTTTGAGATTGAACGGCTTTTTCAAGAGCTACACCGTTCTTTTTTTCGCGGTGGTCCCATTAATGCGACAATTGTATCAGGCATAGAGATGGCACTTTGGGATATTAAAGGGAAGGCTTTAGAGGTACCGGTTTATGAATTGCTTGGAGGAGCAGCCAGAGATAAAATTAAAGTTTATTCATGGATCGGCGGCGACCGACCAGATGATGTTTTGGCCCAGGCAAAGGATAGAGTCGAACGGGGCTTTACAGCGGTTAAAATGAATGCAACAGAAGAGTTGCATTATATTGATTCTTTTACAAAAATAGATGCTGTGGTTGAGCGCTTGGCTTCCATTCATGATTATTTTGGCAGTAAACTGTCTGTCGGAATTGATTTTCACGGTCGAGTTCATAAACCGATGGCAAAAGTTTTAGCCAAAGCTTTGGAGCCATACCGCCCTATGTTTTTAGAAGAGGTTGTTCTTCCTGAGAATGAAGAATATTTTAAAGAAATAGCCAGTCAGGTGTCAATTCCTTTGGCAACAGGCGAACGTCTGTACACAAGATGGCAATTTAAAGAGATCTTTAAGACAGGAGCTATTGACATTATTCAGCCGGATGTAGCTTTAGCAGGAGGAATATTGGAAACTCGTAAAATCGCTGCTATGGCTGAAGCTTATGATATGGCAGTTGCTCCTCATGCTCCATATGGCCCCGTCGCACTGGCCGCAACATTGCAGATTGATAGCTCTACACCTAATGTTTTTATTCAGGAACAGAGTTTGGGGATTCACTATAATAAGGGTTTTGATTTGCTGGATTTTGTAGACAATAAAGACTTGTTTCAATATAAAGATGGTTTTGTATCAATCCCTGATAAACCGGGCTTAGGCATTGAAATTAATGAAAGCTACGTAAAAGAAATTGCTCAAGAAGGTTTAGTTTGGACGAATCCATCTTGGAGAAATGATGATGGCACTATAGCTGAATGGTAA
- a CDS encoding alpha/beta hydrolase — protein sequence MTEEHLQLIQEWDKVFPKSDKVDHQKVTFHNHFGITLAADMYKPKNVQGKLPALAAAGPFGAVKEQSSGLYAQEMAERGYLTIAFDPSYTGESGGSPRYMQSPDINTEDFQAAVDFLSTLDETDSEKIGIIGVCGWGGIALNAAAIDPRIKVTVVSTMYDLSRVAGNGYNDVADNEAARYEQRLALSAQRIEDYKTGTYKLAGGVVDPLPEDAPQFVKDYYAYYKQPRGYHSRSLNSNNGWAVQSNTSLTNTRFLYYTDEIRNAVLLVHGDAAHSYYMGKDAFAKLKGKNKQMITVPGANHCDLYDQKDKIPFTEIEAFIKKNI from the coding sequence ATGACAGAAGAGCATTTACAGTTAATTCAAGAATGGGATAAAGTTTTTCCAAAAAGCGATAAAGTCGACCATCAAAAGGTGACCTTCCATAATCACTTCGGCATTACCTTGGCTGCTGACATGTATAAGCCCAAAAATGTTCAGGGGAAATTGCCGGCTTTAGCAGCAGCAGGACCTTTTGGTGCTGTAAAAGAACAGTCGTCCGGTCTGTATGCCCAGGAAATGGCAGAACGCGGCTACCTCACGATTGCTTTTGATCCTTCTTATACTGGAGAATCAGGCGGTTCTCCTCGTTATATGCAGTCACCGGACATTAACACGGAAGATTTTCAAGCTGCTGTTGATTTCCTGTCAACACTGGATGAGACAGATTCCGAAAAAATTGGGATTATCGGAGTCTGCGGCTGGGGCGGCATTGCCTTAAATGCAGCAGCTATTGATCCGCGTATCAAGGTAACCGTTGTTTCGACAATGTATGATTTGTCCCGTGTTGCCGGCAATGGTTATAATGATGTGGCTGATAATGAAGCAGCTCGCTATGAGCAACGGTTAGCGCTCAGCGCTCAGCGAATTGAAGACTATAAAACCGGAACTTACAAACTGGCCGGCGGAGTCGTTGATCCTTTACCAGAAGATGCACCGCAGTTTGTCAAAGATTATTATGCTTATTACAAGCAGCCGCGCGGCTATCACAGCCGCAGTCTGAACTCCAACAACGGTTGGGCAGTGCAGTCCAATACTAGCCTTACTAATACACGCTTCCTTTATTATACAGATGAAATCCGTAATGCGGTGCTGCTGGTTCACGGCGATGCTGCTCATTCTTATTATATGGGAAAAGACGCCTTTGCTAAGTTAAAAGGTAAGAATAAACAGATGATTACGGTCCCAGGGGCTAACCACTGTGATTTATATGACCAGAAGGATAAAATTCCATTTACAGAAATTGAAGCTTTTATTAAGAAGAATATCTAG
- a CDS encoding LysR family transcriptional regulator: MNFEQLLYAEILSHYQSLQKAAEVLHISKSGLSLAISQLEDELGIKLFERTSLGTSLTPEGQKLLSSVSDILRAKNALENQAHFMASPDHFQKITIHYMNVMLRPFWEGFLQHYERDYQYTTFDISCHELPSIIRRLHHHEIDAGFIATNHMNQNELQGLEFRPVCHTKLVMLCSPKNPLLNKQDPITIEDIKKQRFSLFNDSLHDTLYDNLQNICGPLPLVLRTDDAWAMSQAILQLNTVCFGRIAQEQLSTNENIKDLGHIDIGHLIDDQFSLGWLINPNKKLSSQTEQLMDTITDIIKREAS; the protein is encoded by the coding sequence ATGAATTTTGAACAACTTCTCTACGCCGAGATACTTTCTCATTACCAGTCACTGCAAAAAGCCGCTGAAGTCCTTCATATTAGTAAATCCGGTCTGAGTCTGGCTATTTCTCAGTTAGAAGACGAGCTCGGAATCAAACTTTTTGAACGAACGTCTTTAGGGACATCTCTGACACCAGAAGGCCAAAAATTACTGTCCTCTGTCTCAGATATCCTGCGTGCCAAAAATGCTCTTGAAAATCAGGCGCATTTTATGGCCAGCCCAGACCATTTTCAAAAAATAACAATCCATTATATGAATGTGATGCTGCGCCCTTTTTGGGAAGGTTTTTTACAGCATTATGAAAGAGACTATCAGTATACGACTTTTGATATCAGCTGCCATGAACTGCCTTCTATCATTAGACGGCTGCATCATCATGAAATCGATGCTGGTTTCATTGCAACAAATCATATGAACCAAAATGAGCTGCAGGGACTGGAATTTCGCCCAGTTTGCCATACCAAACTGGTGATGCTTTGTTCTCCGAAAAACCCTCTTTTAAATAAACAGGACCCCATTACTATTGAGGATATCAAAAAGCAGCGGTTCAGTCTTTTCAATGACAGTCTGCATGACACACTGTACGATAATTTACAGAATATCTGCGGACCTCTCCCTTTGGTTCTGCGGACAGACGACGCTTGGGCTATGAGCCAAGCCATTCTCCAGTTAAATACCGTCTGCTTTGGGCGAATCGCCCAAGAACAGCTGTCAACTAATGAAAATATTAAGGATCTTGGTCATATTGATATTGGCCACCTGATTGATGATCAGTTTTCTCTTGGCTGGCTGATCAATCCCAATAAGAAGCTTTCATCACAGACTGAACAGCTGATGGATACCATTACAGATATCATAAAAAGAGAGGCCTCATAG